One part of the Bacteroidales bacterium genome encodes these proteins:
- a CDS encoding tetratricopeptide repeat protein → MHQNAYGFSEAGNYQRALELYEQIMTEKPEDPLILNDYGWTLFMADSLNDAVEKLEMAKNKTNDGGSILARNIKKNLHITNSYIRVKQQLQEGNPEKAKEILDELDKSWKAREMRLKHYALVYESMGEETQANEYWQRVLDFYPDDGIRNHFQKLASSKIRQ, encoded by the coding sequence ATGCACCAGAACGCCTACGGCTTTTCTGAAGCCGGAAATTATCAAAGGGCCCTGGAGCTTTATGAACAAATCATGACTGAGAAGCCGGAAGATCCCCTGATCCTGAACGATTACGGATGGACGCTCTTCATGGCTGACAGTCTGAATGACGCTGTAGAAAAATTGGAGATGGCAAAAAATAAAACCAATGACGGAGGCAGCATTTTAGCAAGAAACATAAAAAAGAATCTGCATATTACAAACTCCTACATCAGGGTAAAACAGCAACTTCAGGAAGGCAATCCGGAAAAGGCGAAAGAAATACTGGATGAACTAGACAAATCGTGGAAAGCCAGGGAAATGAGGCTGAAACATTATGCCCTGGTGTATGAAAGCATGGGAGAAGAAACTCAAGCCAACGAATACTGGCAAAGGGTACTGGATTTTTACCCGGATGACGGAATAAGAAATCATTTTCAAAAACTGGCTTCTTCCAAAATCAGGCAGTAA
- a CDS encoding ROK family protein encodes MSEIAIGIDIGGTNSRFGVVTDAGEVLKEDRFPTKDYPKAEEFVEALSDKIKKVLSEFDDYTFKGIGVGAPNGNFFSGTIEQAPNLAWKGIVPLVELFNKYFDVPVVLTNDANAAAIGEMMFGAAKNMKDFILITLGTGLGSGIVVNGDLVYGHDGFAGEMGHIFVYPASGRMCGCGRRGCLETYASAQGIKRTMFELLASETDESELREFSYSQMTSEHIYEAAKRGDTLAQKAFEITGEYLGKKLADAVAFTTPEAIFLYGGLSKSGDMILNPTRKYFDQHVLKVYQGKTSILFSELKEKHGAILGAAALVWKRRK; translated from the coding sequence ATGAGTGAAATAGCTATTGGAATTGATATTGGTGGTACAAACAGCCGTTTTGGTGTAGTTACAGATGCGGGAGAGGTATTAAAGGAAGACCGGTTTCCTACAAAAGATTACCCGAAAGCTGAGGAATTTGTGGAGGCTTTAAGTGATAAGATAAAAAAGGTATTATCTGAGTTTGATGATTACACTTTTAAGGGAATTGGCGTAGGCGCCCCTAACGGCAATTTTTTCAGCGGAACCATTGAACAGGCTCCGAATCTTGCCTGGAAAGGAATTGTTCCCTTGGTAGAGCTGTTCAATAAATATTTTGATGTACCGGTTGTATTGACCAATGATGCGAATGCCGCTGCTATTGGAGAGATGATGTTTGGCGCTGCCAAAAATATGAAGGATTTTATTCTGATTACCCTGGGTACAGGTCTGGGTAGCGGAATAGTGGTTAATGGCGATTTAGTTTATGGACATGATGGTTTCGCCGGGGAGATGGGTCACATATTTGTCTATCCTGCATCCGGAAGAATGTGTGGCTGTGGCCGGAGAGGCTGTTTGGAAACGTATGCTTCTGCACAGGGGATCAAAAGAACCATGTTTGAATTGCTAGCCAGTGAAACGGATGAAAGTGAGCTTAGAGAATTTTCTTATTCTCAGATGACTTCCGAGCATATTTATGAAGCGGCGAAAAGAGGGGATACGCTTGCCCAAAAAGCATTTGAAATAACCGGTGAGTATCTGGGTAAAAAACTGGCCGATGCGGTCGCTTTCACGACCCCCGAAGCCATTTTTCTATATGGCGGTTTATCCAAATCCGGGGATATGATCCTCAATCCTACGCGTAAATATTTCGACCAACATGTTTTGAAAGTTTATCAGGGAAAGACTTCCATTCTGTTTTCCGAGCTGAAGGAAAAACACGGTGCCATTCTGGGTGCTGCTGCTTTGGTGTGGAAAAGAAGAAAGTGA
- the ccsA gene encoding cytochrome c biogenesis protein CcsA: protein MIRRNNFLFSSWFMGALFIIFAMSMAIATFIENDYGAAAARQLVYNAKWFELIFVLLALNFLGQIFRFRLYRPGKLTILVFHSAFLLIILGAGITRYFGFEGMLHLREGQAKNYVETDNNYIHLTVRDENGNTLYTDAEEFIVTTLSSDQYEKEIDLDDRRYEVSFKEYIPDAREAIVENPNGQPVIRLSAGKGRQEANAFILSPGDTKNLDGLSLGYSEADSLDIRIGFRRDSFYISSDKEFTRLSMQTKESSTFPKNQKVGLQPMYIYDISEWRLVVQKMAASAIVKPVRSHPGQNTETRDVLQFGLQYGEQEKDLYVRSGQNAAEPAVFTHEGRKFKLDYKPKQVKIPFQIKLQEFILERYPGSQSPSSYRSKVKVIDKEKGVNKTFMIYMNNILKHRGYRFYQSSYDQDEKGSVLSVNHDPVGTGITYAGYSLLFLFIILSLLNKKSVFRRVHTGYWLSPAKKGAGILLFLLVFSGVAWGNSNTGNKLTIDRKLANKFGEILVQDREGRTKPLFTLSHDVLRKVNRNNEYEGLNSMQVFLGMHYDFQNWKEEPLIKISNKGVRNVLGVEGKYASIDQLVDMQNNSYKLRQYVQEAYSKSSAQRNKFDKEVIKVDERVNICFMVISGDFLKIFPLRDGTNQWGKPQNAAENAKSQDDSLFVRNILGMFRQAAINGNRNQAKQYVNSVKEYQRKFAGYELPSETKVNAEILYYKTRIFERLFPFYAMSGLILLILLLSGIISGRKRPDVFIKILIWIIGIGFAFHTAGFILRWYISGHAPMSNGYESMIFISWVILLGGFLFIRRSWLTLAATSILSALTLMVAHLSFMDPEITSLVPVLKSYWLTLHVSVITGSYGFLGLSAILGLIVMILYAVVSDNKHDRILDTIKDLTVINYKSMILGLYLLTIGTFLGAIWANEAWGRYWGWDPKETWSLITIIVYSFVVHSRHIPGFKSLFAYNVLSLFALSSVLMTYFGVNYYLSGLHSYAGGEAVPIPLFVYISVILLLGLAFYAYRNRNRKMYLSWKESG from the coding sequence ATGATACGACGAAATAATTTTTTGTTCTCTTCCTGGTTTATGGGCGCATTATTCATCATTTTTGCCATGTCCATGGCCATAGCCACCTTTATTGAGAACGATTACGGTGCTGCTGCAGCAAGACAACTGGTATACAATGCAAAATGGTTTGAACTGATCTTTGTCTTGCTTGCTCTGAATTTTTTGGGACAGATCTTCCGTTTCAGGCTTTACCGTCCCGGTAAGCTGACAATACTGGTATTTCACAGTGCCTTCCTCCTTATCATCCTTGGCGCGGGGATAACCCGTTACTTTGGATTTGAAGGCATGCTGCATCTGAGAGAAGGTCAGGCAAAAAACTATGTTGAGACGGATAACAATTACATCCATTTAACTGTCCGGGATGAGAATGGGAACACATTATATACCGATGCTGAAGAATTTATTGTTACTACCTTATCCTCTGATCAATATGAAAAAGAAATAGATCTGGACGATAGGCGTTATGAAGTTTCCTTTAAGGAGTATATCCCAGATGCCAGGGAGGCCATTGTTGAGAATCCTAATGGCCAGCCGGTTATCAGGTTAAGCGCCGGTAAAGGCAGGCAGGAAGCAAACGCTTTTATCCTTTCACCGGGAGATACTAAAAATTTGGATGGTCTCAGCCTTGGATATTCCGAAGCCGATTCTCTGGACATTCGAATCGGGTTTCGGCGAGACAGCTTTTATATTTCCTCTGACAAGGAGTTCACCAGGTTAAGTATGCAGACAAAAGAGTCATCAACATTCCCTAAAAATCAAAAGGTGGGCCTTCAGCCCATGTATATCTATGATATCAGCGAATGGCGATTGGTGGTTCAGAAAATGGCTGCATCAGCCATTGTGAAACCTGTAAGAAGCCATCCGGGACAAAATACAGAAACCAGGGATGTGCTCCAGTTTGGTTTACAATATGGTGAACAGGAGAAAGACCTTTATGTAAGGTCCGGTCAAAATGCAGCAGAACCTGCTGTTTTCACCCATGAAGGTCGCAAATTCAAGCTGGATTATAAACCCAAACAGGTGAAGATCCCTTTTCAGATCAAATTGCAGGAGTTTATCCTGGAGCGCTACCCGGGATCCCAGTCACCTTCTTCCTATCGAAGTAAGGTTAAGGTCATAGATAAAGAAAAAGGAGTGAATAAGACTTTTATGATATATATGAACAACATTCTAAAACACAGGGGTTATCGTTTTTATCAGTCTTCTTATGATCAGGATGAGAAAGGGAGTGTGCTTTCGGTCAATCATGATCCGGTGGGTACAGGGATTACTTATGCCGGGTATTCGCTTCTTTTTCTGTTTATTATACTTTCATTGCTCAACAAAAAGTCGGTTTTCAGAAGGGTTCATACCGGTTACTGGTTATCACCCGCGAAAAAAGGTGCAGGGATTTTGCTTTTCTTATTGGTATTCTCGGGTGTAGCCTGGGGAAATAGTAATACCGGGAATAAGCTGACGATTGACAGGAAGCTGGCCAATAAATTCGGTGAAATCCTTGTTCAGGACCGGGAAGGACGGACCAAACCCTTGTTTACCCTAAGTCATGATGTATTAAGGAAAGTAAACCGAAATAATGAATATGAGGGACTTAATTCGATGCAGGTTTTCCTGGGAATGCATTATGATTTTCAAAACTGGAAAGAGGAGCCGCTCATTAAAATCTCCAATAAAGGGGTTAGGAATGTTTTGGGGGTGGAAGGGAAATATGCTTCTATTGATCAATTGGTGGATATGCAGAACAATTCTTACAAACTGAGGCAATATGTGCAGGAAGCGTATTCCAAATCTTCAGCCCAGCGGAATAAATTCGATAAAGAGGTCATTAAAGTGGATGAAAGAGTTAACATTTGTTTCATGGTGATTTCGGGAGACTTTCTGAAGATTTTCCCTCTTCGGGATGGCACCAATCAATGGGGCAAACCTCAAAATGCAGCCGAAAATGCAAAGAGTCAAGATGATTCGCTTTTTGTCAGGAATATATTGGGGATGTTTCGTCAGGCTGCTATAAACGGCAACCGGAATCAGGCAAAACAATATGTTAATTCCGTTAAGGAGTACCAGCGAAAATTTGCAGGATATGAGCTTCCTTCTGAAACCAAAGTTAATGCTGAAATATTGTATTATAAGACCAGGATTTTTGAGAGACTTTTTCCTTTTTATGCCATGTCAGGACTGATTTTGCTAATATTGCTTTTATCGGGAATCATTTCAGGAAGGAAGAGACCTGACGTTTTCATTAAAATTTTGATTTGGATTATAGGAATAGGGTTTGCTTTTCATACGGCCGGTTTTATCCTCAGATGGTATATTTCCGGCCATGCTCCCATGAGCAATGGATATGAGTCAATGATTTTTATCTCCTGGGTGATTTTGCTGGGAGGTTTTCTTTTTATCCGGAGATCCTGGCTGACATTGGCTGCTACTTCCATCCTTTCCGCCCTTACGCTTATGGTGGCTCACCTGAGTTTCATGGATCCTGAGATAACCAGTCTGGTACCGGTGCTGAAATCATACTGGCTAACATTGCATGTTTCAGTGATCACGGGTAGTTATGGATTTCTCGGCTTGTCAGCTATTCTGGGGCTTATTGTAATGATCCTGTATGCTGTGGTTTCCGATAACAAGCATGATCGCATATTGGATACCATAAAAGATCTCACGGTAATCAATTATAAATCCATGATATTAGGGCTGTATCTGCTTACCATTGGCACTTTCCTTGGTGCTATCTGGGCTAATGAGGCCTGGGGCCGTTACTGGGGCTGGGATCCCAAAGAAACCTGGTCGCTTATTACAATAATTGTATATAGTTTTGTGGTTCATTCCAGGCATATACCCGGATTTAAAAGTTTATTCGCCTACAATGTGCTCTCATTATTTGCTTTATCCTCAGTATTGATGACTTATTTCGGTGTAAATTATTATCTTTCGGGATTACATTCCTATGCCGGCGGTGAGGCTGTTCCCATTCCCCTTTTTGTATATATAAGCGTAATCTTGTTATTGGGGCTTGCTTTCTATGCATACCGGAACCGCAACCGGAAAATGTATCTTTCTTGGAAAGAAAGCGGATAA